CCCGAAAATAGGTTACGCAGAAATGATTCCCGGCACAAACTACTGGATTGGAACCGGTGTGTACCTTGATAATATTGGCGCATATACGGCATCCATGAAATCTAATATAAAGGAGAAAGCAAAAACGACGATCTTCAAGATGGTCTTTATCACAGGCGCCATCTTCATCATTATCGCAGGCGTATGTCTTGTTATCGTTTTCGGCATTACGAAAGGTTTGGGACACATGATTCTCGGCGTTCAGGATATTGCCGAAGGAGAAGGCGATTTAACCAAACGCATTGACATTAAGTCAAAGGATGAACTTGGAGAACTTGCCAAATGGCTGAATCTGTTTTTAAATAAACTCCAGGATATTATCAAACAGATCGCTTCAGAATCCAGTGGCGTGGACCAGGCCTCAAACGCCCTTGCAGACCTATCAGAGGAGATGACCAATGGGGCGCAGCACACATCTGAACAAGCCGACAATGTGGCGTCTGCGGCTGAAGGGATGAGCGCCCGTTTAAATAATGTTGCCGCGTCTATGGAAGAATCCTCCCAGAACGTTAACATTGTGGCCTCCGCGGCAGAGGAGATGAATTCGACCATCAACGAAATTGCCGGCAATGCCGAAAAAACCCGGGTCACGTCCGACGAAGCGTCCACCAAAGCCAACGACGCCGGCAATCAGATGAAAGCCCTGAGTGAAGCCACCAAATCAATCGGTCAAATAACTGAAACCATAACCGATATTTCCGAGCAGACCAGCCTTCTGGCTTTGAATGCCACCATTGAAGCGGCAAGAGCGGGTGAAGCCGGTAAAGGCTTTGCCGTGGTCGCCGGCGAAATTAAAGCCCTAGCAACCCAGACCGCGGATGCGACCTTAAACATAAAAGAACAGATTGAAAACGTTCAAAGTGTTTCCGATTCCAGCATTGCCTCCATCAATGAAGTATCGGAAGCAATCAGCGCTGCAACAGAGATGATCGGCACCATTGCGGCGGGCGTAACACAACAGTCCGCAGCCACCCAGGAAATTTCAAGCAACATTGAGCAGCTGTCTTCGGGGCTTCAGGAAGTCAATGAAAATGTCAGCCAAAGTTCTGTGGTGGCCACTCAAATCTACACTGATATCGCAAATGTCAGCTCAGCGTCAACCGAAATGAGTGCCAATAGCCAGACCGTCAAAGACAGTGCCGGCCAATTAAAGCAACTGGCAGAGCAGCTTAACAAAATTGTGGATACGTTTGTTATTGAATAGGAACCAGTGTTGCAACACCGTTAAATTATCACCTTATACTCATGATGGGTATAAGGTGATTTATGAATTTTTGGACAAATCCTTTTTTACTAACAGCCATGGGCTGAACTGGTCTATCAATACCCAGGCTCACCCCGCAACAAAACATGAAATTAACTCCGTGACGTATTGGTTTTTTCATATAATCCCCCATGTCCCGGCAATCAGCAGCATGATGACTTTTAAGGACTCAATGCGCTTTGTGGCTTTTGTCCGGAAAGGATCAACTTTCATTATACGCTTACCATTGGAACAGATTGAAGAACTTGGGGAGGGGCGCCGTTGAAAGTACTTATAATCGATGATGAAAAGTATATTCGCCAAAGCCTTGCCGCTCATTTGGAAGATAATAATTATGATGTCATAACAGCAGAAAACGGCCGTCAGGGATTGGCATTGATCACCGCGGAGCAGCCGGACCTTGTTCTTCTGGATTTAAGAATGCCGGGAATGGACGGAATTGATGTTTTAAAGCACGGAAAAAAGATCTTGCCGGATCTGCCTGTAATCGTTATTTCAGGCGCAAACCGTATCGAAGATGTGATAACGGCATTGCGCCATGGTGCCTGGGATTACTTAGAAAAGCCCATAAAAAATTTTAGCGTACTGGATCATTCAATAAATCGGGCGCTTGAAAAGGCCGGATTGATTCGGGAAAACAAGGCGTACCAGAAAAACCTGGAAAGTATGGTAAAAGAAAGAACCCGAGAGCTTAAAGACGCCAACACACATTTATCAGATATCAATGCGCGGCTGCACAAAATTGTCGAAACCACCCAACGGCTGCACGGTTGCATTGAAATGGAACATTTCGGCAAAAAGGTACTTGAAGAATTTGCAGCCCATATGTCGGCGACCGGCGGCAGTTTATATTTGATCGAAGAAAATGGACTGCGGCTTGTGCATTCAATTATTCCTGAGCATACCCCTGAATTTATACCTTTTCCGTTACCAGACGATTCCGTTTTTAAAACCATTTTGGAAAAAGGTCAGGCACTTCTTGTTCGCGACATTGAGAAAAAAAACGTATATCTGCCCAGTGGATGGTCCGGGTATATAAATGGTTCATTTCTTGCCTTTCCCTTAAGAGAAAATTCCGGCAATCCCATTGGTGTTATCACCCTTCATGACAAACACCCCCCGCCTTTTGTTGACCAGGATAAAGAGATTGGTGCCATCCTTTCGTCTTATTGCTGCGAAACCATACGTGCCATTAAAGCATTTCAGGAGTCCAAAAGAAAGGAGATCCAGCTTCAACAAGCCCAGAAAATGGAAGCAATCGGAACCCTGGCCGGTGGAATTGCTCATGATTTTAATAATATACTTTCCGGTATTATCGGCCATGCAGAATTGGCCAGGATGAATTCTGATTTCAACTCAAAAGCCCAAAAAAATATCGACCAGGTGCTTAAGGGTGCATGGCGTGCCGGAGAGATTGTCTCCCAGATTCTGACATTCAGCCGCCAGGCTGAATCAGAAATGAGACCGTTGAAAATGTATCTGATCGTCAAAGAAGCGGTTAAATTCCTTCGCTCATCCATTCCTTCCACGATTCATATTATTGAAAACGTGGCCGCCAAGGATATGGTTGTGGCAGACGCGGCCCAGATACATCAAGTGGTTATGAACCTGTGTACAAATGCGTATCATGCCATGAAGCAGACAGGCGGAACCCTATCCATATCTTTAAGGAATGCTGAATCCAGGGAAGATCTGAAAGAGGAATGCATTTTTGGCGAATATATCGTTTTGCAGATAGAGGATACCGGATGCGGGATAGATAAAAAAATTATGGAACGAATTTTTGATCCTTATTTCACAACCAAAGAAGTCTCCCATGGAACAGGGCTGGGCCTGGCCGTGGTCGGCAGTATCGTTAAAAAACACAACGGCATAATAAAAGTTAACAGCCAGGTGGGCAAAGGGACTGTTGTTAATGTTTTTTTTCCGGTATCAAACACAGCCCTGGATAAATGCACAAAACCGAAATATAGTAATAAAGAATTGGTGGGAACCGAACGTATCCTGCTTGTCGATGATGAACAAGGTATTCTGGATTCCACCCAGGAAATGCTTTCAACGATGGGATATAACGTATCCGCGTTTGTGAACAGTATATCTGCGTTTAAGGCATTTGCCAAAGAACCGGATAGGTTTGACCTGGTGATCACCGATATGGCCATGCCCAATATGGACGGCAGGTTATTATCGGAAAAAATTTTATCCGTTAAGAAAAATATACCGATAATCCTTTGCACAGGATTTCATGAAACGTTTACTGAAACAGAAGCCTTTGAAATAGGTATTCGCCAATATCTCCATAAACCGGTCCCCCTACAAACCTTAACATTGGCCATTCGCAAAGAATTAGGCCGGCGAGGAAATGATCATGGAAGAAATTAAAAAAAACATATTAGTCGTTGATGATGAAATCTATATCCGACAA
This window of the uncultured Desulfobacter sp. genome carries:
- a CDS encoding response regulator, yielding MKVLIIDDEKYIRQSLAAHLEDNNYDVITAENGRQGLALITAEQPDLVLLDLRMPGMDGIDVLKHGKKILPDLPVIVISGANRIEDVITALRHGAWDYLEKPIKNFSVLDHSINRALEKAGLIRENKAYQKNLESMVKERTRELKDANTHLSDINARLHKIVETTQRLHGCIEMEHFGKKVLEEFAAHMSATGGSLYLIEENGLRLVHSIIPEHTPEFIPFPLPDDSVFKTILEKGQALLVRDIEKKNVYLPSGWSGYINGSFLAFPLRENSGNPIGVITLHDKHPPPFVDQDKEIGAILSSYCCETIRAIKAFQESKRKEIQLQQAQKMEAIGTLAGGIAHDFNNILSGIIGHAELARMNSDFNSKAQKNIDQVLKGAWRAGEIVSQILTFSRQAESEMRPLKMYLIVKEAVKFLRSSIPSTIHIIENVAAKDMVVADAAQIHQVVMNLCTNAYHAMKQTGGTLSISLRNAESREDLKEECIFGEYIVLQIEDTGCGIDKKIMERIFDPYFTTKEVSHGTGLGLAVVGSIVKKHNGIIKVNSQVGKGTVVNVFFPVSNTALDKCTKPKYSNKELVGTERILLVDDEQGILDSTQEMLSTMGYNVSAFVNSISAFKAFAKEPDRFDLVITDMAMPNMDGRLLSEKILSVKKNIPIILCTGFHETFTETEAFEIGIRQYLHKPVPLQTLTLAIRKELGRRGNDHGRN
- a CDS encoding methyl-accepting chemotaxis protein codes for the protein MLNSLSIKQRMLLIIAMFFILFICMAWFSIIGSTHIEDISVSAVSKIMLEDQKDKVKVATNTLALVIAETIKDLKDEQEKVETIRWAIDGIRFEKDKSGYYFVYKETTCVCLPPKKELQGKDLKDLKDKNNVYVIKELRDVAKAGGGFIEYIWPKPGAGDTPKIGYAEMIPGTNYWIGTGVYLDNIGAYTASMKSNIKEKAKTTIFKMVFITGAIFIIIAGVCLVIVFGITKGLGHMILGVQDIAEGEGDLTKRIDIKSKDELGELAKWLNLFLNKLQDIIKQIASESSGVDQASNALADLSEEMTNGAQHTSEQADNVASAAEGMSARLNNVAASMEESSQNVNIVASAAEEMNSTINEIAGNAEKTRVTSDEASTKANDAGNQMKALSEATKSIGQITETITDISEQTSLLALNATIEAARAGEAGKGFAVVAGEIKALATQTADATLNIKEQIENVQSVSDSSIASINEVSEAISAATEMIGTIAAGVTQQSAATQEISSNIEQLSSGLQEVNENVSQSSVVATQIYTDIANVSSASTEMSANSQTVKDSAGQLKQLAEQLNKIVDTFVIE